The following nucleotide sequence is from Saccharothrix texasensis.
TGCACACGCCGCCGTCCGATGCCCTATGGGTGCTGGAGCGCGGGACGTGGCTGCCGGTGTTCGCCTGCGTGTGCCTGGTCCTGCTTCGGTACCGCCGCGGCCAGGGCGGCGGCGATCGTCGCGACGTGCAGCACGACCATCGCGCCGGTCGGCTCGAGCACCAGCAGCGCCGGCACGCAGGCCAGCGCGGTGAGCAGCCAGGGACGCCGGCCGTGGCACGTGCCGGCGTGCGCGGTGTGCAGCAGGTACCAGCCCAGCAGCAGGTGGATCAGGTTCTGCAGCGGGTCGACCTTGAACACGACCAGCGTGCCCGCCGCGCCCGCGAACCCGGTGACCACGAACCCGAGGACGCCGAGCACGCCGTAGCCGGCGCCGAGGGTGACCGCGAGCCGGGTGCGGTGGGTCTCGCGGGTGCGGCTGGGGCTGAGCGCGGCGTTGCGCTCGAAGCGGTGGAACACCGCCAGGACGGGCAGGAGCAGCAGCACCAGCACGGCCAGCCAGCGCGGTTTGGTGGCGACCCAGTCGAACGCGGCCGGTGAGTCCAGCAGGCCCAGCACGCCGATCACGGCGGCCAGCACGGTGAGGTAGCCGAGGTAGACCGTCATCGGCGCGGTCCGGGCGAACTCGACCACCCGCCACGGCCTGCTGCCCGCGAGCCAGGCCGTGACGCGGGGCTTGAGCAGCAGCACCAGGCAGATCTGGGCCAGGCCGAGCACGAGCAGGCACACGGTGGGCGGGCTGAGGTTCGAGCTGCCCTCGCCGGGCAGCGGCATCATCGTGCGCGGGTAGCCGCCGAACGTGATCAGCGCGAGCAGCACGGGCACGGCGGCGAGCGCGAGGACGCCGAGCACCTTGCGCGGGACGCGGTGCAGGCTGCCGTCGGCGTAGTGGAAGCCGAGCTGTTGCAGCAGCAGCGCGCCCAGCACCAGGTTGAGGTAGCCGCCGGGGCGCCAGGGGAAGCCGATGCGGGCCAGGTCGACCACGATCATGGCGGCGACCAGCGCGACCGGCGTGACCAGGCGGGCGTGGCGGTGCAGCCAGGCCATGACGGGGGTGGCGGCGACCGCGACCAGGTACAGGCCCAGGAACCACAGCGGGTGCGCGATGAGCCGGCCGAAC
It contains:
- a CDS encoding phospholipase A2, which produces MGDVAVNTTGGWPGLRLLARLPAWFRFVLVALAVFVCGVIASRPAGATDTSPLKGDVAVAAKAVEAMAHPDAVNPLLEFPADFGEVTKRRPVVVVGADGSARAIDPNGGCSGPAGDTEWDFGTGCKAHDLGYDLLRYAEHKGRPLGPDARKSLDARLAHDMHAQCEVNPRGHAARCHATAQLYAAGLEFNSWRQRWGPPGHEPVLAWGFGSAVVVFLLLARLPGLADRRRHGAGPDDPVDAPRPRATPDRYATFLRLGALALVVIGQSLITVLHWAGVSATWLWLLTWALQAIPVFYFAGGHANLVGWHAVQAEQGGYGRYLAARITWLLRPVLAFVLAWLVLPLPLELLDVDKSRVEMFGRLIAHPLWFLGLYLVAVAATPVMAWLHRHARLVTPVALVAAMIVVDLARIGFPWRPGGYLNLVLGALLLQQLGFHYADGSLHRVPRKVLGVLALAAVPVLLALITFGGYPRTMMPLPGEGSSNLSPPTVCLLVLGLAQICLVLLLKPRVTAWLAGSRPWRVVEFARTAPMTVYLGYLTVLAAVIGVLGLLDSPAAFDWVATKPRWLAVLVLLLLPVLAVFHRFERNAALSPSRTRETHRTRLAVTLGAGYGVLGVLGFVVTGFAGAAGTLVVFKVDPLQNLIHLLLGWYLLHTAHAGTCHGRRPWLLTALACVPALLVLEPTGAMVVLHVATIAAALAAAVPKQDQAHAGEHRQPRPALQHP